In the genome of Falsibacillus albus, one region contains:
- a CDS encoding acyl-CoA thioesterase has product MEPKKAKESRIVNTDQVLSCDLNNYNTLFGGVLMKKLDGAATLSARRHSRVKECVTASTDSIDFLYPIEQTDSVCIESFVSYTGKSSMEIFCKVIAEDMLTGKRRIAATAFLTFVALGEDKRPVEVPPVLPETEEEKFLYDTAKDRAEIRKLRRTKSKELASYITVEKPWE; this is encoded by the coding sequence ATGGAACCAAAAAAAGCGAAAGAAAGCCGCATAGTCAATACAGACCAAGTTTTATCTTGTGATTTAAATAATTATAATACATTGTTTGGCGGCGTTTTGATGAAGAAATTGGATGGCGCAGCAACATTATCAGCCAGAAGGCATTCACGTGTGAAGGAATGCGTGACGGCATCCACCGATTCCATCGATTTCTTATATCCGATCGAACAAACGGATTCCGTCTGCATCGAATCCTTCGTTTCTTATACCGGAAAAAGCTCTATGGAAATATTCTGCAAGGTCATTGCGGAGGACATGCTGACGGGAAAACGAAGAATTGCTGCTACAGCATTTTTGACTTTTGTCGCTCTCGGAGAAGATAAACGGCCTGTGGAAGTACCGCCTGTTCTTCCAGAAACTGAGGAAGAGAAGTTCTTATATGATACAGCCAAAGATAGAGCGGAAATCCGCAAGCTGAGAAGGACAAAGAGTAAAGAATTAGCCAGCTATATTACTGTTGAAAAGCCGTGGGAATAA
- the cidR gene encoding cidABC operon transcriptional activator CidR produces the protein MDIKHLQYFIEVTRFNSFTKAAEHLYITQPTISKMIKNLETELGVDLFERSGKKLILTDAGTVLLEQAKLIEKAFNNLQSELDNLLGLKKGHVRIGLPPIIDSRFFPNVIGRFHEHYPDITFQLVEDGSKKIEDDVEKNDLDIGVVVLPTKEELFHHFSFLKEDLKLIVPPSHPLADRKEVQLEELSEESFILFNKDFVLRDLIISSCNFVGFNPKIISESSQWDFIEEMVACKLGITLLPDSICSHLNDNVRPIKIVNPSIYWNLAIIWRKDQYLSFAAKEWLRFTKEQLSIETN, from the coding sequence ATGGACATCAAACATCTACAATATTTTATCGAGGTTACCCGATTCAATAGTTTTACAAAAGCGGCAGAGCATTTATACATCACCCAGCCGACAATCAGTAAAATGATCAAGAATCTGGAGACTGAATTGGGCGTCGACCTTTTTGAACGATCTGGAAAGAAATTGATTTTGACCGATGCCGGCACCGTGTTGTTGGAGCAGGCAAAACTTATCGAGAAAGCCTTCAACAACCTGCAGTCGGAGCTGGATAACCTTTTGGGATTGAAAAAAGGGCACGTCAGGATCGGACTCCCGCCAATCATCGACTCGAGGTTCTTCCCGAATGTGATCGGCCGCTTCCATGAGCACTATCCGGATATTACGTTTCAGCTTGTCGAAGATGGCTCAAAGAAAATCGAAGATGATGTCGAAAAGAATGATTTGGACATCGGGGTGGTCGTGCTCCCGACCAAAGAAGAGCTGTTTCACCATTTTTCATTTTTAAAAGAGGATTTGAAGCTGATCGTCCCTCCTTCCCATCCGCTGGCTGATAGGAAAGAAGTTCAATTGGAGGAATTGAGCGAGGAATCCTTCATTCTCTTTAACAAGGATTTTGTGCTCCGGGATTTGATTATTTCCTCCTGCAATTTCGTTGGCTTCAATCCAAAAATCATTTCGGAAAGCTCCCAGTGGGATTTTATCGAGGAAATGGTTGCATGCAAACTTGGCATCACGCTTTTGCCGGACAGCATCTGCAGTCATCTGAACGACAATGTACGTCCGATCAAAATCGTCAATCCATCGATATATTGGAATCTCGCCATCATTTGGCGAAAAGATCAATACCTATCTTTTGCAGCGAAGGAATGGCTGCGATTCACAAAAGAACAACTTTCAATCGAAACAAACTAA
- the pepT gene encoding peptidase T, producing MKEELIKRLATYVQVDTQSNEDSDTCPSTQGQWTLARMLVEELKDIGMEEVTIDENGYVMATLPSTTDKDVQTIGFLAHLDTATDFTGTNVKPQLIEHYNGNEIILNEELHITMSPEDFPELKGYKGETLIVTDGTTLLGADNKAGITEIMTAMAYLAKHPEIEHGKIRVAFTPDEEIGRGPHKFNVKAFNASFAYTVDGGPVGELEYESFNAAAAKITFKGKNVHPGTAKGKMINSAKIAMEFNQKLPVEEAPESTEGYEGFYHLSSIKGDVEETKLSYIIRDFDRDQFNARKETINRIVSELRGKYGEAAVVLEMNDQYYNMREKIEPVMEIVDIAYEAMKNLDIEPIIRPIRGGTDGSQLSYMGLPTPNIFTGGENFHGRYEFISADSMVKATKVIIEISKLFAEKAQ from the coding sequence ATGAAAGAAGAATTGATTAAACGATTAGCCACATATGTACAAGTGGATACACAATCAAATGAAGACAGCGATACGTGCCCTTCCACACAGGGTCAATGGACGCTGGCACGCATGCTCGTGGAGGAGCTGAAGGACATCGGCATGGAGGAAGTAACCATCGATGAGAATGGTTATGTGATGGCAACATTGCCGTCAACAACCGACAAGGATGTTCAAACGATCGGATTTTTGGCCCATTTGGATACAGCGACCGATTTTACCGGGACAAATGTTAAGCCTCAGCTCATTGAACACTACAACGGAAACGAAATCATTTTAAATGAAGAATTACATATCACGATGTCACCTGAAGATTTTCCTGAATTAAAAGGCTACAAAGGCGAAACATTGATCGTGACGGACGGCACGACTCTGTTGGGAGCGGATAACAAAGCCGGAATCACCGAAATTATGACGGCGATGGCCTATTTAGCAAAACACCCCGAAATCGAGCATGGGAAAATCAGGGTGGCCTTCACACCGGATGAGGAAATCGGCAGAGGCCCGCATAAGTTTAATGTAAAAGCCTTCAATGCTTCATTTGCCTATACAGTCGATGGCGGACCGGTCGGCGAGCTTGAATATGAAAGCTTCAATGCGGCAGCTGCGAAGATCACTTTCAAAGGAAAGAATGTCCATCCTGGCACAGCGAAAGGAAAGATGATCAACTCTGCCAAAATAGCCATGGAATTCAATCAGAAGCTTCCCGTTGAAGAAGCACCGGAATCAACAGAAGGTTACGAAGGGTTCTACCACCTGAGCTCGATCAAAGGGGATGTCGAAGAAACGAAGCTAAGCTACATCATCCGTGATTTTGACCGCGATCAGTTCAATGCCAGAAAGGAAACCATCAACAGAATCGTTTCGGAGCTCCGCGGGAAATATGGCGAGGCGGCTGTTGTATTGGAAATGAACGACCAGTACTACAACATGCGGGAGAAAATCGAACCCGTGATGGAAATCGTCGATATTGCTTATGAAGCCATGAAAAACCTGGACATCGAACCGATCATCCGTCCGATCCGCGGCGGAACGGACGGCTCTCAGCTCTCTTATATGGGGCTCCCGACTCCCAATATTTTCACAGGCGGAGAAAACTTCCATGGCCGCTATGAGTTCATTTCAGCCGACAGCATGGTCAAAGCCACAAAAGTCATCATTGAAATCAGCAAACTATTTGCAGAAAAAGCGCAATAA